In Arachis stenosperma cultivar V10309 chromosome 1, arast.V10309.gnm1.PFL2, whole genome shotgun sequence, one DNA window encodes the following:
- the LOC130945647 gene encoding RING-H2 finger protein ATL63-like, with protein MNTLSQIFQNMFSDNSNIMLAAIISLLLVILFVLLLHLYAKWFLAQAQAQANARRRRRRRRRAATVTVSDVLGPARFHHFHSFNIEDSPIFPSSSSSHHNTSKGLESSIIARIPLFIYTTTNSEALKGSEEVENSDELECVICLSSFEDGEMGRCLPKCGHGFHVECIDMWLNSHSNCPICRAPIIISSGIVVENDNSQLGSVIDDGGDHNDHDHDHVHVHNVDDGSGASALVEIVVDDFGQSSEIRENNENGERVSSSSDSSVSETETSTSLVIVGCSLKRMLSKVFPSSNNANANELQT; from the coding sequence atgAACACTTTGAGTCAAATATTCCAAAACATGTtctcagacaacagcaacataATGCTTGCAGCCATAATATCTTTGCTCCTTGTAATCCTCTTTGTCCTTCTCCTCCATCTCTATGCTAAATGGTTCCTAGCTCAGGCTCAGGCTCAGGCAAATGCTCGCCGCCGTCGTCGTCGCCGCCGCAGAGCAGCCACAGTAACCGTTTCTGATGTTCTTGGCCCTGCAAGGTTCCACCACTTCCACAGCTTCAACATAGAAGATTCACCAATATTCCCATCATCATCAAGTTCTCATCACAATACATCAAAAGGGTTAGAATCTTCTATCATTGCAAGAATTCCTCTTTTCATTTATACTACTACTAATTCAGAAGCATTGAAAGGTAGTGAAGAagttgagaatagtgatgagctTGAGTGTGTGATTTGTTTGAGTTCTTTTGAAGATGGAGAGATGGGAAGGTGTTTACCAAAATGTGGACATGGTTTTCATGTTGAATGCATTGATATGTGGCTGAATTCTCATTCAAATTGTCCAATTTGCAGGGCTCCAATAATTATTAGTAGTGGGATTGTTGTTGAGAATGACAATTCCCAATTAGGTTCTGTTATTGATGATGGGGGTGATCATAATGATCATGATCATGATCATGTTCATGTTCATAATGTTGATGATGGTAGTGGTGCCTCTGCTTTAGTTGAGATTGTGGTTGATGATTTTGGTCAAAGTTCTGAGATTAGAGAGAATAATGAAAATGGAGAAAGAGTGAGTAGTAGCAGTGATTCTTCTGTCTCAGAAACAGAAACCTCAACATCTTTGGTAATTGTTGGTTGTTCTTTGAAGAGAATGTTGAGCAAAGTTTTTCCATCTTCTAATAATGCAAATGCAAATGAATTACAAACTTAG